In bacterium, the sequence CCAGCGCATTCCGTTGGAGCGAAAAGGGCTCAAACGGTATCTGGCCGGCTGGCCGCTCAACCACGGTCAGCCTTCGCCGTTGGAGCTGCAGCTTTGTCGTGCAAATAATTCCGCGTCCAAGCCGTTGGCCGTCCATCGGCTTCGTCATCATGCGGTGGCCGCTGGTTCGGCGCACGCGGTCGAGAGTGAGGACGGTGGTTGCCGGGTCGAGTTTGCCTCCCTCTCATTGTTCAAGCCTGTTTTCGTTCGCATCAGCGCCTCGGCCGCGAACGGACGGCCGCGCTATGATATGGTTTCACCGGTTTATCTTGTGGAGCCGGAGGATGTGGCCCTAGCGGATAAAGTCATACTGGCGATCCGCACGAACGCGGCGGACACCAGCCGCCGCGGCGTCGGCCTTTATATTAAAACGCGCGGCAGAAATGAATGGAGTTTCATCGGTCAGGGCCGGGATCAGGGCGAAGCCATGGTCTCCGGGAGCACAACGCGGCTGGGCTCTTTTGTCCTGATTCGTGATCTGCAGCCGCCGGTCATTCTGTCTCTGTCTCCGGCGCAGGGCGCTCAGATCACGGACCGCACGCCCCTGATCATCGCACGGTTTAAAGACGAAGTTGCCGGCATAGGTTCAGAGGAACAACTGCAGCTTTTACTCGACGGCCGCAAGGTCATCGCCGAATATGATCCGGAGGACGAGGCGCTGCGCTATCAGGTCAAACACGCTCTGCCCCCCGGGCGTCATGAAATTGAATGCCGGATCAGCGACCGCTGCGGCAATCGCAGCCGCCAATCCGCAAACTTTTGGGTGAAATGATGATTCCACTGAAGGACGACAACCCCCACATCAGCCGGCCGGTCGTGACCTATGCTCTGATCGCGATCAACGTGCTGGTCTTTCTCCGCCAAATCACGTTGGCCCCTGGCTTGACCGAGGAGTTTGTTTTCACCTGGGGCGCGGTGCCCGCTTTGATCACCCAGGGTCTGCATCTGCAGACTATTTTCACCTCCATGTTTCTGCACGGCGGATTCATGCATTTGGCCGGTAACATGCTTTATCTGTATATCTTTGGCGATAATGTGGAAACCTTGTGCGGCCATCTCCGCTTCTTGCTTTTTTATCTGATCTGCGGAGTTTTGGCCTTTGCCTCTCATTATGTTTTCGCCACCACCTCCGAGATCCCGATGATCGGCGCCAGCGGCGCCATCTCGGGCGTCCTGGGCGCCTATGCACTGCGATTCCCTCGGGCGCATGTTTATGTGCTGATACCGATCTTTTTTTGGATTTATCGAATTTTTAAAATTCCGGCCGTGATCGTT encodes:
- a CDS encoding rhomboid family intramembrane serine protease, which codes for MIPLKDDNPHISRPVVTYALIAINVLVFLRQITLAPGLTEEFVFTWGAVPALITQGLHLQTIFTSMFLHGGFMHLAGNMLYLYIFGDNVETLCGHLRFLLFYLICGVLAFASHYVFATTSEIPMIGASGAISGVLGAYALRFPRAHVYVLIPIFFWIYRIFKIPAVIVLGVWFLMQVFSGLTASPAGGGVAWFAHVGGFLAGLLLISAFESNRYKVYFP